One genomic region from Accipiter gentilis chromosome Z, bAccGen1.1, whole genome shotgun sequence encodes:
- the LOC126036262 gene encoding uncharacterized protein LOC126036262 — translation MALRGLALAFLLVLAPLLLVWGQKDAGPKNQEGAKETETCQRPSWDRRLQLAPDQENYKKNEEVRLICPEGFQPSFTEIKCSGKVQPISYGNPVYSDPWLGRDITGDWIRIRSSVQCIDVLQVVPGTLEVSSTSIKLNWTCRLPDACQQVRARCRLEEHSSLSCEAEEVKGEETLHGQEGTFTCPPLQPFTVYSVTISLLPSTILFTRLLRTKETVPDKPEKLRLDPSTGSLRWKALPSCKGEIIGYQLNITARRAHDGSFLEFNQVLVNQSATQYTPPHQTPGSKYTVTVQGLTAAGAGAASRLEFRTYVSELRPYENSDNYCVIKGTFLAEEDAGKGGRAGEMLPQLLPVLESSGDSQSSEGKKMGRMSNTRC, via the exons ATGGCCCTGCGAGGGCTGGCTCTGGCCTTTCTCCTGGTGCTTGCCCCTCTGCTGCTTGTGTGGGGACAGAAGGacgctggtcccaagaaccaggaGGGGGCCAAGGAAACAG AAACTTGCCAGAGGCCGTCGTGGGACCGAAGACTCCAGCTGGCACCAGACCAGGAGAATTACAAGAAGAACGAGGAAGTGAGGCTGATCTGTCCCGAGGGTTTCCAGCCATCCTTCACCGAAATCAAATGTTCAGGCAAAGTTCAGCCCATCAGTTATGGGAATCCTGTATACAGTGACCCGTGGCTGGGAAGGGACATCACGGGTGATTGGATCCGCATTCGGTCCAGTGTGCAGTGCATCG ATGTCCTCCAGGTTGTCCCTGGGACCTTGGAGGTTTCCAGCACCAGCATCAAACTGAACTGGACCTGCAGGCTCCCTGATGCCTGCCAGCAGGTTCGGGCCAGGTGCCGGCTGGAAGagcattcctccctctcctgtgAGGCTGAGGAGGTGAAGGGAGAGGAGACGCTCCATGGCCAGGAGGGAACATTTACCTGCCCCCCTCTGCAGCCCTTCACTGTCTACAGTGTCACCATCTCACTGCTGCCCAGCACGATCCTTTTCACACGGCTTCTCAGAACAAAGGAAACGG TGCCGGACAAACCGGAGAAGCTGCGGCTGGATCCCAGCACAGGGTCCCTCAGGTGGAAGGCGCTGCCCTCCTGCAAGGGGGAGATCATCGGATACCAG CTGAACATCACGGCCAGGAGAGCACacgatggcagcttccttgaatTCAATCAGGTGTTGGTGAACCAGTCTGCCACTCAGTACACGCCGCCTCATCAGACACCTGGAAGCAAGTACACAGTGACAGTGCAGGGCTTGACggcagctggtgctggggctgcatCACGCCTGGAATTTCGAACCTATGTCTCAG AGCTCCGGCCCTATGAGAACTCAGATAATTACTGCGTGATCAAGGGGACTTTTCTGGCAGAGGAAGATGCAG GTAAAGGCGGCCGGGCTGGAGAGATGTTGCCCCAGCTCTTGCCTGTTCTGGAGTCCTCAGGAGACAGTCAGAGCAGTGAGGGAAAGAAGATGGGTCGGATGTCCAACACTCGGTGCTGA
- the LOC126036017 gene encoding uncharacterized protein LOC126036017: protein MALQLLALRFLLVLLSPLPAQGQEEPDPKVQGVPWKTEMCQRPRWDSRLRLAPDQENYKKNEEVMLSCIDGFQVSFTHVKCSSEVQSISHGKPVYREVWLGKNSRGGWIRIRSSVECIDVLQVVPGTLEVSSTSIKLNWTCRLPDACQQVRARCRLEKNSSLPCEAEEVKGEETLHGQEGTFTCPPLQPFTDYSITMYLPPSTILFTWVARTEETVPDKPEKLRLDPSTGSLRWKALPSCKGEIIGYQLNVTARSAQDGSFLEMERLRLSGSVTEHPLPEHSPGSSYVVAVRGLTAAGAGAASLWEFQTDGSDAPRPLDTSCRGVRDISPSQGTAVLALHPVARAPAAAREHQLVVVATRNGTAVEGACSGDPQPFNASQLPSPYVAAVLNLSTPVDFVLGDGTHGQGYHNAALRPGWDYTALLRLVRRSQQADRFTCVCYSFSLGKWQPLGSWHGTVIWVVVLLALFLVSAGILWFVLCRKRKSLTSKAKEDN, encoded by the exons ATGGCCCTGCAGTTGCTGGCTCTGAGGTTTCTCCTGGTCCTTTTATCTCCGCTGCCAGCACAGGGCCAGGAAGAACCTGATCCCAAGGTCCAAGGAGTGCCCTGGAAAACAG AAATGTGCCAAAGACCCCGGTGGGACTCAAGACTCCGGCTGGCACCAGACCAGGAGAATTACAAGAAGAATGAAGAAGTGATGTTGAGTTGCATTGATGGTTTCCAGGTGTCCTTCACCCATGTCAAATGTTCAAGTGAAGTCCAGTCCATCAGTCATGGGAAACCTGTATACCGAGAAGTTTGGCTTGGAAAGAACAGCAGAGGTGGCTGGATTCGCATTCGGTCCAGTGTGGAGTGCATCG ATGTCCTCCAGGTTGTCCCTGGGACCTTGGAGGTTTCCAGCACCAGCATCAAACTGAACTGGACCTGCAGGCTCCCTGATGCCTGCCAGCAGGTTCGGGCCAGGTGCCGGCTGGAAAAGAATTCCTCCCTTCCCTGTGAGGCTGAGGAGGTGAAGGGAGAGGAGACGCTCCATGGCCAGGAGGGAACATTTACCTGCCCCCCTCTGCAGCCCTTCACTGACTACAGTATCACTATGTACCTGCCCCCCAGCACAATCCTTTTCACATGGGTTGCCAGGACAGAGGAAACAG TGCCGGACAAACCGGAGAAGCTGCGGCTGGATCCCAGCACAGGGTCCCTCAGGTGGAAGGCGCTGCCCTCCTGCAAGGGGGAGATCATCGGATACCAG CTGAACGTGACGGCCAGGAGCGCGCAGGACGGCAGCTTTCTGGAGATGGAGCGGCTGCGGCTGAGCGGCTCCGTCACTGAGCACCCGCTGCCTGAGCACAGCCCCGGCAGCAGCTACGTGGTGGCGGTGCGGGGACTCACGGCAGCCGGAGCCGGGGCTGCGTCGCTGTGGGAGTTTCAGACCGACGGCTCGG ACGCCCCGCGCCCTCTCGACACCAGCTGCCGCGGCGTGCGGGACATCTCCCCGTCCCAAGGGACGGCCGTGCTTGCCCTCCACCCCGTCGCCCGTGCCCCTGCGGCGGCCAG GGAGCACCAGCTCGTCGTGGTCGCGACGCGCAACGGCACGGCGGTGGAAGGCGCCTGCTCGGGGGACCCGCAGCCCTTCAACGCCAGCCAGCTGCCCAGCCCCTACGTGGCCGCCGTGCTCAACCTCAGCACCCCCGTGGACTTCGTGCTGGGCGATGGGACCCACGGGCAGGGCTACCACAACGCTGCCCTCCGGCCGGGCTGGGACTACACAGCCCTCCTGCGCCTCGTCCGCCGCTCGCAGCAG GCAGACAGGTTCACCTGCGTCTGCTACAGCTTCTCTCTTGGTAAGTGG CAGCCTCTGGGCTCATGGCATGGAACTGTGATTTGGGTGGTTGTGCTGTTGGCACTCTTCCTCGTATCTGCAGGGATCCTGTGGTTCGTGCTTTGCAG GAAAAGGAAGTCTTTGACCAGCAAAGCTAAGGAGGATAATTAA